In the Primulina eburnea isolate SZY01 unplaced genomic scaffold, ASM2296580v1 ctg739_ERROPOS11973397, whole genome shotgun sequence genome, one interval contains:
- the LOC140821954 gene encoding putative RING-H2 finger protein ATL21A, translating to MGLFKILSFAFLLFLEIHARNDCSTAFCAKNPFEVRFPFQLFGQQQQNCSYPGFNLSCGSRGEKAVLSLPYSGDFWVRDINYLTQQIKLYDPNGCLPRRLFSLNLSSSPFMAGYSKNYTILSCPPEFARNSFKPVDCLSTHDSLVLATSSMNLARGLNMCSNIGMYTIPVPWPDDGGHTSDLNGDLRLMWIDPNCLGCESRGDACGFENSTSDQILCFSNPRGGKSRGLIIFKIVVLSVVIPAIFCTICISCVIFIVERRHTSSPENAVAPVEPAPDATAISGLDDSTIESYSKVVLGESRRIPGPNGATCPICLSDYHPKDTIRCIPLCEHCFHSECIDEWLRRHGTCPVCRNSPSPTRGANR from the exons ATGGGCCTTTTCAAAATTCTATCTTTTGCTTTCTTGCTCTTTCTTGAAATTCATGCAAGAAATGATTGTTCAACTGCTTTCTGTGCAAAGAATCCGTTTGAAGTACGTTTCCCATTTCAATTATTCGGCCAACAACAGCAGAACTGCAGCTATCCTGGCTTTAACTTGAGTTGTGGTAGCCGAGGGGAGAAGGCCGTGCTAAGTCTCCCTTATTCCGGAGATTTTTGGGTTCGAGATATCAACTACCTAACGCAACAAATCAAACTATATGACCCGAATGGATGCCTTCCAAGACGCCTTTTTAGCTTAAATCTTTCATCTTCACCTTTTATGGCTGGATACTCCAAGAACTACACAATCCTTAGCTGCCCTCCAGAGTTTGCAAGGAACAGCTTCAAGCCAGTAGATTGCCTTAGCACGCATGATTCATTGGTTTTGGCCACTTCTTCAATGAATCTTGCTAGAGGCTTGAATATGTGCAGTAATATTGGTATGTATACAATCCCGGTTCCATGGCCAGACGACGGAGGGCACACTTCTGATCTAAATGGGGATCTACGGTTAATGTGGATTGATCCAAACTGCTTGGGTTGTGAATCAAGAGGCGATGCTTGTGGATTTGAGAACAGCACAAGTGACCAGATTTTGTGTTTCAGTAATCCAAGAGGAG GCAAATCTCGGGGTCTCATAATCTTCAAAATCGTTGTGCTTTCAGTAGTTATACCGGCCATTTTTTGCACGATTTGCATATCATGCGTCATATTTATTGTCGAAAGAAGACACACCAGTAGTCCTGAAAATGCTGTAGCCCCGGTTGAACCGGCTCCGGATGCCACTGCTATATCAGGACTAGATGATTCGACCATCGAATCATACTCAAAAGTCGTTCTCGGTGAGAGCCGACGCATTCCAGGGCCCAATGGCGCCACATGTCCCATATGTTTATCAGATTACCATCCAAAAGACACGATCAGATGCATACCTCTGTGTGAGCATTGCTTCCATTCGGAATGCATTGATGAGTGGCTAAGGAGACATGGGACTTGCCCGGTTTGCCGGAATTCGCCTTCCCCTACTCGTGGTGCCAATAGGTGA